One genomic window of Leopardus geoffroyi isolate Oge1 chromosome C3, O.geoffroyi_Oge1_pat1.0, whole genome shotgun sequence includes the following:
- the PYCR3 gene encoding pyrroline-5-carboxylate reductase 3 isoform X3 yields the protein MAVVAAPGLDQLRVGFVGAGRMAEALARGFIRAGKVEAQHILASAPSDRNLCHFRALGCQTTHSNQEVVQNCWLVFFATKPHVLPAVLAEVAPVVTTEHILVSVAAGISLSTLEELLPPATRVLRISPNLPCVVQEGAVVMARGRHTGNSDAELLETLLEACGQCEEVPEAHVDIHTGLSGSGVAFVCAFSEALAEGAIKMGMPSGLAHRIAAQTLLGTAKLLLQKGQHPAQLRTDVCTPGGTTIYGLHALERGGLRAATMSAVEAATCRARELSGK from the exons ATGGCAGTGGTGGCGGCACCCGGTCTGGACCAGTTACGCGTGGGCTTTGTTGGCGCCGGGCGTATGGCAGAGGCCCTCGCGCGGGGCTTCATTCGAGCAG GAAAAGTCGAAGCTCAACACATACTAGCCAGCGCACCAAGTGACAGGAACCTCTGCCACTTCCGG gctctgggctgccagacCACCCACTCCAACCAGGAGGTTGTGCAGAACTGCTGGTTAGTCTTCTTTGCCACCAAGCCCCATGTCCTGCCAGCTGTCCTGGCAGAGGTGGCCCCCGTGGTAACCACTGAGCACATCTTGGTGTCTGTGGCCGCCGGGATCTCTCTGAGTACCCtggaggag CTGCTGCCACCGGCCACACGGGTGCTGCGTATCTCCCCCAACCTGCCCTGCGTGGTTCAAGAGGGCGCCGTGGTGATGGCCCGCGGCCGCCACACTGGAAACAGCGACGCCGAGCTCCTGGAGACCCTGCTGGAGGCCTGCGGGCAGTGCGAGGAGGTGCCTGAGGCCCACGTGGACATCCACACCGGCCTCAGTGGCAGCGGCGTGGCCTTC GTGTGTGCCTTCTCCGAGGCCTTGGCCGAAGGTGCCATCAAGATGGGCATGCCCAGTGGCCTGGCCCACCGCATTGCTGCCCAGACCCTGCTG ggcacaGCCAAGTTGTTGCTGCAGAAGGGGCAGCACCCGGCTCAGCTGCGGACAGACGTGTGCACGCCGGGCGGCACCACCATCTATGGGCTGCATGCGCTGGAGCGGGGCGGGCTGCGGGCGGCCACCATGAGCGCCGTGGAGGCTGCCACCTGCCGGGCCAGGGAGCTGAGCGGGAAGTAG
- the PYCR3 gene encoding pyrroline-5-carboxylate reductase 3 isoform X1, translating into MAVVAAPGLDQLRVGFVGAGRMAEALARGFIRAGKVEAQHILASAPSDRNLCHFRALGCQTTHSNQEVVQNCWLVFFATKPHVLPAVLAEVAPVVTTEHILVSVAAGISLSTLEELLPPATRVLRISPNLPCVVQEGAVVMARGRHTGNSDAELLETLLEACGQCEEVPEAHVDIHTGLSGSGVAFTGCFIQGERQLCQSPPLTAAGVCLLRGLGRRCHQDGHAQWPGPPHCCPDPAGHSQVVAAEGAAPGSAADRRVHAGRHHHLWAACAGAGRAAGGHHERRGGCHLPGQGAEREVGSGHWPWPPPGPPSLPLPGAAALPPGRNPQGCPIPA; encoded by the exons ATGGCAGTGGTGGCGGCACCCGGTCTGGACCAGTTACGCGTGGGCTTTGTTGGCGCCGGGCGTATGGCAGAGGCCCTCGCGCGGGGCTTCATTCGAGCAG GAAAAGTCGAAGCTCAACACATACTAGCCAGCGCACCAAGTGACAGGAACCTCTGCCACTTCCGG gctctgggctgccagacCACCCACTCCAACCAGGAGGTTGTGCAGAACTGCTGGTTAGTCTTCTTTGCCACCAAGCCCCATGTCCTGCCAGCTGTCCTGGCAGAGGTGGCCCCCGTGGTAACCACTGAGCACATCTTGGTGTCTGTGGCCGCCGGGATCTCTCTGAGTACCCtggaggag CTGCTGCCACCGGCCACACGGGTGCTGCGTATCTCCCCCAACCTGCCCTGCGTGGTTCAAGAGGGCGCCGTGGTGATGGCCCGCGGCCGCCACACTGGAAACAGCGACGCCGAGCTCCTGGAGACCCTGCTGGAGGCCTGCGGGCAGTGCGAGGAGGTGCCTGAGGCCCACGTGGACATCCACACCGGCCTCAGTGGCAGCGGCGTGGCCTTC ACTGGGTGCTTCATCCAGGGAGAGCGTCAGCTTTGTCAGTCCCCACCCCTCACTGCTGCAGGTGTGTGCCTTCTCCGAGGCCTTGGCCGAAGGTGCCATCAAGATGGGCATGCCCAGTGGCCTGGCCCACCGCATTGCTGCCCAGACCCTGCTG ggcacaGCCAAGTTGTTGCTGCAGAAGGGGCAGCACCCGGCTCAGCTGCGGACAGACGTGTGCACGCCGGGCGGCACCACCATCTATGGGCTGCATGCGCTGGAGCGGGGCGGGCTGCGGGCGGCCACCATGAGCGCCGTGGAGGCTGCCACCTGCCGGGCCAGGGAGCTGAGCGGGAAGTAGGGAGCGGGCACTGGCCGTGGCCGCCCCCAggccctccttccctgccccttcccggcGCTGCAGCTCTCCCTCCAGGCAGGAATCCCCAGGGCTGCCCCATCCCTGCGTGA
- the PYCR3 gene encoding pyrroline-5-carboxylate reductase 3 isoform X2 — MWMVRVEMWRKVEAQHILASAPSDRNLCHFRALGCQTTHSNQEVVQNCWLVFFATKPHVLPAVLAEVAPVVTTEHILVSVAAGISLSTLEELLPPATRVLRISPNLPCVVQEGAVVMARGRHTGNSDAELLETLLEACGQCEEVPEAHVDIHTGLSGSGVAFTGCFIQGERQLCQSPPLTAAGVCLLRGLGRRCHQDGHAQWPGPPHCCPDPAGHSQVVAAEGAAPGSAADRRVHAGRHHHLWAACAGAGRAAGGHHERRGGCHLPGQGAEREVGSGHWPWPPPGPPSLPLPGAAALPPGRNPQGCPIPA, encoded by the exons ATGTGGATGGTTCGCGTTGAGATGTGGC GAAAAGTCGAAGCTCAACACATACTAGCCAGCGCACCAAGTGACAGGAACCTCTGCCACTTCCGG gctctgggctgccagacCACCCACTCCAACCAGGAGGTTGTGCAGAACTGCTGGTTAGTCTTCTTTGCCACCAAGCCCCATGTCCTGCCAGCTGTCCTGGCAGAGGTGGCCCCCGTGGTAACCACTGAGCACATCTTGGTGTCTGTGGCCGCCGGGATCTCTCTGAGTACCCtggaggag CTGCTGCCACCGGCCACACGGGTGCTGCGTATCTCCCCCAACCTGCCCTGCGTGGTTCAAGAGGGCGCCGTGGTGATGGCCCGCGGCCGCCACACTGGAAACAGCGACGCCGAGCTCCTGGAGACCCTGCTGGAGGCCTGCGGGCAGTGCGAGGAGGTGCCTGAGGCCCACGTGGACATCCACACCGGCCTCAGTGGCAGCGGCGTGGCCTTC ACTGGGTGCTTCATCCAGGGAGAGCGTCAGCTTTGTCAGTCCCCACCCCTCACTGCTGCAGGTGTGTGCCTTCTCCGAGGCCTTGGCCGAAGGTGCCATCAAGATGGGCATGCCCAGTGGCCTGGCCCACCGCATTGCTGCCCAGACCCTGCTG ggcacaGCCAAGTTGTTGCTGCAGAAGGGGCAGCACCCGGCTCAGCTGCGGACAGACGTGTGCACGCCGGGCGGCACCACCATCTATGGGCTGCATGCGCTGGAGCGGGGCGGGCTGCGGGCGGCCACCATGAGCGCCGTGGAGGCTGCCACCTGCCGGGCCAGGGAGCTGAGCGGGAAGTAGGGAGCGGGCACTGGCCGTGGCCGCCCCCAggccctccttccctgccccttcccggcGCTGCAGCTCTCCCTCCAGGCAGGAATCCCCAGGGCTGCCCCATCCCTGCGTGA